The following proteins are co-located in the Penaeus monodon isolate SGIC_2016 chromosome 10, NSTDA_Pmon_1, whole genome shotgun sequence genome:
- the LOC119577548 gene encoding uncharacterized protein LOC119577548 translates to MLVFGDTFKEELKPDRGALSSQSRQLKAQPQEMHPFPYRSTFPGMRWADRVRTDPRKVWAVEGYLVPRSVTEMKRRFVQGFATIAMPLHRLGKKLALRTPVRKAAALKDGQKHVVAFYRSKFSKPGKNYCNTCKELLTVITTELEGQFVRWLGKLEQYNYLVVHHSNADSLSRHPCEPVFTAFIVILRSPVGGWWLVRSGWKTSGRISICYSVIQWLEWPRDQEDNGEATVACLLGWSTTAKKGPTQKTSAPLQLVPGQVAHGAYGQACVLLNYEAETIKEFLVTQVFTQFGVSGEVHSDQGREFESRVFRKCRRRLLGVHKTRTTPLQPQSEGMVERFSATLLNN, encoded by the exons ATGTTGGTGTTTGGGGACACCTTCAAGGAGGAGCTGAAGCCTGACAGAGGTGCCTTGTCGTCTCAAAGCCGCCAACTTAAagctcagccccaagaaatgcaccCTTTTCCATACCGAAGTACCTTTCCTGGGATGAGGTGGGCAGACAGGGTGCGGACGGACCCAAGGAAAGTGTGGGCAGTGGAAGGCTACCTAGTGCCAAGGAGTGTAACAGAAATGAAAAGGAGATTTGTGCAAGGTTTTGCCACCATAGCCATGCCATTGCATCGACTAGGAAAGAAGCTAGCTTTGCGT ACACCAGTCAGGAAGGCAGCAGCACTCAAAGACGGCCAGAAGCATGTGGTAGCCTTCTATAGGTCTAAGTTTTCCAAGCCTGGGAAAAATTACTGCAACACTTGCAAGGAGCTGTTAACTGTGATCACTACCG AACTGGAAGGCCAGTTTGTGAGATGGCTTGGGAAGTTGGAGCAGTACAACTACCTGGTCGTGCACCACAGTAATGCTGATAGCCTCAGTCGCCATCCTTGTGAACCTGTATTCACAGCTTTCATCGTGATCCTGAGGTCACCTGTCGGAGGCTGGTGGTTAGTGAGAAGTGGATGGAAGACCAGTGGAAGGATCAGTATCTGTTATTCAGTTATTCAGTGGCTAGAA TGGCCTAGGGATCAAGAGGACAATGGAGAAGCTACAGTAGCATGTTTACTGGGTTGGTCTACGACAGCAAAGAAGGGGCCCACACAAAAGACATCTGCACCCCTTCAGCTTGTACCTGGCCAGGTCGCCCATGGAGCATATGGCC AGGCATGTGTCCTTCTCAACTATGAAGCAGAGACGATCAAAGAATTCCTGGTGACACAAGTCTTCACCCAATTTGGTGTCTCAGGGGAGGTACATTCCGACCAGGGCCGAGAGTTCGAGTCTCGGGTCTTCAGGAAATGTCGTCGTCGCCTTCTTGGGGTCCACAAGACCCGCACCACTCCACTGCAACCCCAAAGTGAAGGCATGGTAGAGAGATTCAGTGCCACCTTGTTAAACAACTAG